The nucleotide sequence CTTCGCAAAATGGACGAACCCCGTATTCATTTCGCTATTAATTGCGCCTCATTTTCGTGTCCGAAATTGCTCAACGAGGCCTATACGGCATCACAACTCGAGCGTCAGCTGCAAAAAGCATCCGAAGATTTTGTGAACGACCCCACCAGGAATATCATTTCAAAAGAAAAATTACAGCTTTCCAATATCTTCAAATGGTATAAAAGCGATTTTACCACCCACGGCAACCTCATAGAATACATAAGGCCCTATAGCAAGATAGACATTGACGCAAAGGCCGATATTGAATACCTTACTTATGATTGGAGCCTAAATGAAAAAAAATAAACTTCGCATCAGTATCGTAATTCCGGTCTTGAACGAGGCCGAGTGCATTGCCAAGGTACTTCAGTACCTGACCGCTAACAGCTCACCCGAAAACATCGAGGAGATCTTGGTCATAGACGGTGGAAGCTCAGACAACACCCCCTCTATTGCCGAAAAGAACGGCGCCAAGACCGTGCTTTCCCCCAAAGGCCGCGCAAGACAGATGAACCTTGGGGCAAAACACGCAAAAGGTGATATTCTCTATTTTCTACATGCAGACACCCTTCCTCCCAAACATTTTGATCTATCGATCATCAAGGCCGTTGAAGAGGGGTTTAAGACAGGATGCTTTCAAATGAAATTCGACAGTAACAGCGCCTTTTTACGATTTTTCGCTTGGTTTACACGCTTGAACCATCAATTGTGCCGTGGTGGTGACCAATCCTTATTCATCACAAAAGAGCTGTTTGAAGACACCGGAGGCTTTAACGAGGCCTACGTAGTTTACGAAGACAATGAGTTTATCGGCCGACTTTACAAAAGCACGTTTTTTAAGGTCTTACCTCGACATGTAAAGACCTCGGCTAGGAGGTATGAAGAACAGGGCATGATAAAACTACAGTACCACTTCGGCATCATGCACCTAAAAAACTATTTGGGCGCCGGGCCCGAGCAGTTGTACGATTATTACAAACGCAAAATCTCCGTTTAGCGAATAGGCCCGATTTCCCCCAACTTATAGTCGAGCAGAATACCCTCGC is from Zobellia galactanivorans and encodes:
- a CDS encoding TIGR04283 family arsenosugar biosynthesis glycosyltransferase, with amino-acid sequence MKKNKLRISIVIPVLNEAECIAKVLQYLTANSSPENIEEILVIDGGSSDNTPSIAEKNGAKTVLSPKGRARQMNLGAKHAKGDILYFLHADTLPPKHFDLSIIKAVEEGFKTGCFQMKFDSNSAFLRFFAWFTRLNHQLCRGGDQSLFITKELFEDTGGFNEAYVVYEDNEFIGRLYKSTFFKVLPRHVKTSARRYEEQGMIKLQYHFGIMHLKNYLGAGPEQLYDYYKRKISV